Proteins encoded by one window of Lathyrus oleraceus cultivar Zhongwan6 chromosome 1, CAAS_Psat_ZW6_1.0, whole genome shotgun sequence:
- the LOC127107877 gene encoding chitinase 2: protein MLKSSDIEAVVRPIIFQEYITESLDAFPASIINDNMREFNFILGFATDTYLEDGTGTGAFTRSWSFDDFSPTKVLNLKQEHKNVKVVISIGGHGTEDVFNPYDKEEWIKNAKSSIKDLLLDYKIESMPVSFYTIDGIDINYENIKSNADDFADCIGKVIKQLKEDHEVLNSVNVVSIAPTKDLQPHYRTLYLKNQDNIDWINYKFYNHTFDSEKEFVKLFKILVYEYGTAFKLLPGISTNTNTPSSMTTDIFVKGCTILLKTASLPGVFVWDANTSSSPTYSLEEELQKLLTKE, encoded by the coding sequence ATGTTAAAATCATCTGATATCGAAGCAGTTGTGAGGCCTATCATTTTCCAAGAGTACATCACAGAAAGTTTAGATGCTTTTCCTGCAAGCATCATCAACGACAACATGAGAGAATTCAACTTCATTCTGGGCTTTGCCACAGATACTTATCTTGAAGATGGAACAGGCACAGGAGCATTCACCCGCAGTTGGAGCTTTGATGACTTTAGCCCAACCAAAGTGTTGAATCTCAAGCAAGAGCATAAGAATGTGAAAGTGGTAATAAGCATAGGAGGCCATGGCACTGAAGATGTATTCAACCCTTATGATAAAGAGGAGTGGATTAAGAACGCCAAATCATCAATCAAAGACCTCCTCCTAGACTACAAGATTGAAAGCATGCCTGTCAGCTTTTACACGATTGACGGTATTGATATTAACTATGAAAACATCAAATCCAATGCAGATGACTTTGCCGACTGCATAGGTAAGGTCATAAAACAACTCAAGGAGGATCACGAAGTTTTAAACTCCGTGAATGTGGTGTCCATTGCTCCAACTAAGGATCTCCAACCCCACTACCGCACACTGTATCTCAAAAACCAAGACAATATTGATTGGATTAACTACAAGTTCTATAATCATACTTTTGACTCAGAGAAAGAGTTTGTTAAGCTCTTTAAAATACTAGTTTATGAATATGGTACCGCGTTTAAACTGTTGCCAGGAATCAGCACCAATACAAATACTCCTTCTTCAATGACAACTGATATCTTTGTTAAGGGATGCACAATCCTCCTTAAAACTGCATCACTTCCCGGAGTTTTCGTTTGGGATGCTAATACCTCCTCCTCCCCCACATATTCACTCGAGGAAGAACTTCAAAAACTCCTTACTAAAGAGTGA